Proteins encoded by one window of Salmonirosea aquatica:
- a CDS encoding DEAD/DEAH box helicase — translation MNEEHLPYLPFRKSNPLDGPLQTGHEALLAKYLDAKNQANSDNPFVKRIVVVGKHRYYDLFNAQLLESPLGPAGELRGPFTPINPMNLVWTTQRPDELKFYAAIARFQGVYDKSLTDAEGLRALIDNPFHYEFYVHDSGVSDKITPRSLTPIQLSKPELDFKIHVSLGETHYHVHSELKVQGTFCPISRLVIRFDHFLMLDDQWYLCPSAEILEAVEYFKKHNNSIILTQDDFLQFQQEVLAGMETHVTVKHTYLKPATKAQRRKAGFEVPPEKLVYLSDLGNYVLINPVMKYGEAEIPVLSKRQIYALDKAGNPFGIDRDARAEDEFVSLIVRQHPDFPEQLENPLLYFYLHKSRFLDEEWFLDVFEEWAFHDITVLGFNDLKGNKLNAHKAKVNIQVISGLNWFNALIDVKFGKKKASLKQLHRSVKNKNKFVQLDDGTLGIIPEEWLHKLADYFSTGEVVDEVIQISKINYRTISELYDASMLDEAVRTEVHLYQSCLSDFESITPAPIPDGLRATLRPYQRQGLNWLNFLNDFGFGGCLADDMGLGKTVQILAFILLQREKVEKNTNLLVVPTSLIHNWQAEIEKFAPSIRVHVLHGPNRARTAARFDDHELIITTYGTLLSDIIFLKKYRFNYIFLDESQNIKNISSQRYKAARLLQARNRIAISGTPIENNTFDVYAQLSFACPGLLGTRAYFRHTYAIPIDRFKEKRTAERLQTVISPFVLRRTKKEVAHELPEKTEVILYCEMGTEQRKLYDSYEREFRDYISSNMEEEIQKNGMHVLRGITKLRQICNSPLLIEDEKLYGDTSIKIDMLMEKLRAITPNHKVLVFSQFVSMLDLIKKELHREHIAYAYLTGGTRNRPEVIRQFQEEEGTRVFLISLKAGGTGLNLTAADYVFLVDPWWNPAVENQAIDRSYRIGQQKNVIAVRLICPDTVEEKIMVMQQNKAKLAGDLITEGDGFFRSLGKEGLLGLVGG, via the coding sequence ATGAACGAAGAGCACCTACCCTACCTGCCTTTCCGAAAATCCAATCCGCTCGACGGCCCGCTCCAAACCGGCCATGAAGCGCTACTGGCGAAGTACCTCGACGCCAAAAATCAGGCAAATTCTGACAATCCTTTTGTCAAGAGAATCGTCGTCGTCGGCAAGCACAGGTACTACGATCTTTTCAACGCGCAGTTGCTGGAAAGTCCGCTCGGCCCTGCCGGAGAACTACGCGGACCGTTCACGCCCATCAATCCGATGAACCTGGTGTGGACTACCCAACGCCCGGACGAGTTGAAATTTTACGCTGCCATCGCTCGTTTTCAGGGGGTTTATGACAAATCCCTGACCGATGCCGAAGGCCTTCGGGCGCTGATTGACAATCCGTTTCATTATGAATTTTACGTCCACGACAGTGGCGTTTCGGACAAAATAACGCCCCGGTCCCTGACGCCGATCCAACTGAGTAAACCTGAACTGGATTTCAAAATACATGTCAGTCTGGGCGAAACGCACTACCACGTACACAGCGAGCTGAAAGTCCAGGGTACCTTTTGCCCGATTTCCCGGCTTGTTATCCGCTTCGATCACTTTCTAATGTTGGATGATCAATGGTACCTGTGCCCGTCGGCGGAGATATTGGAAGCGGTAGAATACTTCAAGAAGCACAATAATTCCATCATTCTTACCCAAGACGACTTCCTTCAATTTCAGCAGGAAGTTTTGGCGGGGATGGAAACACACGTGACCGTAAAGCACACCTACCTCAAACCCGCCACCAAAGCGCAGCGGCGAAAAGCAGGCTTTGAGGTACCCCCGGAAAAACTGGTGTACCTGTCAGACCTGGGCAATTACGTGCTGATCAATCCGGTAATGAAATACGGCGAAGCAGAAATTCCTGTGCTGAGCAAGCGGCAAATCTATGCACTGGATAAGGCCGGCAATCCCTTCGGCATCGACCGCGACGCCCGGGCTGAGGATGAATTCGTGTCGTTGATTGTCCGACAGCATCCTGATTTCCCGGAACAGCTGGAGAATCCATTATTATACTTTTACCTGCACAAAAGCCGCTTTCTGGATGAGGAGTGGTTTCTGGATGTATTTGAGGAATGGGCTTTTCATGACATTACTGTCCTCGGCTTCAACGACCTGAAAGGAAATAAACTCAACGCTCACAAAGCTAAGGTCAATATTCAGGTCATTAGCGGCCTCAACTGGTTCAATGCGCTGATTGATGTGAAGTTTGGCAAGAAAAAAGCCTCGCTCAAACAACTACACAGGTCGGTCAAGAATAAGAATAAATTTGTGCAATTGGACGATGGTACCCTGGGCATAATCCCGGAAGAATGGCTGCACAAACTGGCCGACTACTTCAGTACCGGCGAGGTGGTGGACGAAGTAATCCAGATTTCCAAGATCAACTACCGCACTATTTCAGAATTGTACGATGCCTCCATGCTGGACGAAGCGGTACGGACAGAGGTACACCTGTATCAATCCTGCCTATCTGATTTTGAATCCATTACGCCCGCGCCTATTCCCGACGGACTACGGGCTACCCTGCGCCCTTACCAGCGGCAGGGGCTAAACTGGCTCAATTTCCTGAATGATTTCGGTTTTGGTGGTTGCCTCGCCGACGATATGGGCCTGGGCAAAACCGTACAGATTCTCGCCTTCATCCTGCTCCAACGCGAAAAAGTCGAGAAGAATACTAACCTGCTGGTGGTACCTACCTCGCTGATTCACAACTGGCAGGCTGAAATCGAAAAATTTGCGCCCAGTATTCGGGTACACGTGCTGCACGGGCCGAACCGCGCCCGCACGGCGGCCCGTTTTGACGACCACGAACTGATCATCACGACCTATGGTACCCTGCTGTCGGATATTATCTTTCTGAAAAAGTACCGGTTCAATTATATTTTCCTGGACGAGTCGCAGAATATCAAGAATATTTCCTCGCAGCGCTACAAGGCCGCCCGGCTGTTACAGGCCCGCAACCGGATCGCGATTTCAGGTACCCCCATCGAGAACAATACCTTCGATGTCTACGCGCAGCTGTCGTTTGCCTGTCCAGGTTTGCTGGGTACCCGCGCCTATTTCCGGCATACCTACGCCATTCCCATCGATCGTTTCAAGGAAAAGCGGACGGCGGAACGTCTACAAACGGTCATCAGTCCTTTTGTGCTGCGGCGTACCAAAAAAGAGGTAGCCCATGAGCTGCCTGAAAAAACCGAGGTGATTCTGTACTGCGAAATGGGCACCGAGCAGCGCAAGCTGTACGACTCCTATGAGCGGGAATTTCGTGACTATATTTCTTCGAATATGGAGGAGGAAATTCAGAAAAATGGCATGCACGTACTGCGGGGCATCACCAAACTCCGGCAAATCTGTAATTCGCCGCTGTTGATCGAAGATGAAAAGCTGTACGGCGACACCTCCATCAAAATAGATATGCTCATGGAGAAGCTGCGCGCCATTACGCCTAACCATAAGGTACTGGTGTTTTCGCAGTTTGTGTCCATGCTCGACCTCATCAAAAAGGAGCTTCACCGAGAGCATATCGCCTACGCCTACCTGACGGGAGGTACCCGCAACCGCCCCGAAGTAATCCGGCAGTTTCAGGAAGAGGAAGGTACTCGCGTCTTTTTGATCAGCCTAAAAGCGGGCGGCACCGGCCTCAACCTCACCGCCGCCGACTACGTGTTTTTAGTAGATCCCTGGTGGAACCCAGCCGTCGAAAACCAGGCCATCGACCGCAGCTACCGAATCGGTCAGCAAAAAAACGTCATCGCCGTGCGG
- the ypfJ gene encoding KPN_02809 family neutral zinc metallopeptidase, whose product MRWQDLRRSSNVDDRRGMSGGGKVALGGIGAVIVVVLGLLTGQDPGEILSNLQGTQSEQQAGERPAGPRPDDKMADFVTAVLGSTEDVWGKIYADNGAQYQNPSLQIFDNVSQSACGGASAAMGPFYCPADQQVYIDLEFCDQLRERFHAPGEFAVAYVVAHEVGHHVQNLMGITDQVQQQRRRLSETDYNKLSVQLELQADFLAGVWANRADEMQNILEPGDIEAALTAANAIGDDKLQKQSQGYVVPDAFTHGTSQQRMYWFKKGYQTGDLNQGRIEDIR is encoded by the coding sequence ATGCGCTGGCAGGATTTACGAAGAAGTAGCAATGTAGATGACCGCCGCGGCATGTCCGGCGGTGGTAAGGTAGCCCTGGGCGGCATTGGAGCCGTCATCGTAGTAGTCCTTGGCCTTTTGACGGGACAGGACCCGGGAGAAATCCTTTCCAACCTACAAGGTACCCAGTCCGAACAGCAAGCCGGCGAACGTCCGGCGGGTCCGCGTCCTGACGACAAGATGGCCGATTTTGTGACGGCCGTTTTGGGTAGCACGGAAGATGTTTGGGGAAAAATCTATGCCGATAATGGTGCCCAATATCAGAATCCAAGCTTACAGATATTTGACAATGTTTCGCAAAGCGCATGCGGGGGCGCCTCGGCCGCGATGGGGCCCTTCTATTGCCCAGCCGATCAGCAAGTCTACATCGATCTGGAATTCTGCGACCAGTTGCGGGAACGTTTTCATGCGCCGGGCGAATTTGCGGTAGCTTATGTGGTAGCCCACGAGGTAGGTCATCACGTCCAAAATCTGATGGGCATTACCGACCAGGTACAGCAGCAACGCCGGCGGCTGAGCGAAACCGACTATAACAAGCTTTCGGTCCAACTGGAATTGCAGGCCGATTTTCTGGCGGGCGTGTGGGCCAACCGTGCCGATGAAATGCAGAATATTCTGGAACCCGGTGATATTGAAGCTGCCCTCACCGCGGCCAATGCCATCGGTGACGACAAGCTACAGAAACAATCGCAGGGCTACGTGGTACCCGATGCGTTTACGCATGGTACCTCCCAGCAACGGATGTACTGGTTCAAGAAAGGCTACCAGACCGGCGATCTGAATCAGGGACGAATCGAGGATATTCGGTAA
- a CDS encoding branched-chain amino acid aminotransferase: MTADTLQIDIQPTTKSRLQEVDFNNLVFGRNISDHMFIAEYRDGEWQDARIVPYGDLSLSPVTAALHYGQAIFEGMKAYKNEEGEVLLFRPTDNWKRMNHSAERMCMATIPEELFMSGLTELLRLDADWVPSQPGTSLYVRPYMFATDAYLGVRPSDTYYFVIFTCPVGKYYANPPKVKVETQYIRAAEGGVGAAKCAGNYAASLYPTKLAQQQGYDQLIWTDAREHTFVEESGTMNVMFVMDGKLVTPAVNDTILNGITRKSIVEIARHWGMVVEERKVDIKEVIQALKEGRLEAAFGAGTAVVVSPFAVIGYEGIDYELPAVKDDSFVARVSRYLTDIRTGKEEDIFGWTLKV; this comes from the coding sequence ATGACAGCCGATACCTTACAGATTGACATTCAGCCGACGACGAAGTCGCGCTTGCAGGAGGTTGATTTTAACAACCTTGTTTTCGGCCGGAACATCTCCGACCACATGTTTATTGCCGAGTACCGCGACGGCGAGTGGCAGGATGCCCGCATCGTACCGTACGGCGATTTGTCGCTGAGCCCCGTCACGGCGGCCCTACACTACGGACAAGCGATTTTTGAAGGCATGAAAGCCTACAAAAACGAAGAGGGTGAGGTACTGTTGTTCCGTCCGACTGACAACTGGAAGCGGATGAACCATTCTGCTGAGCGGATGTGCATGGCTACCATTCCCGAAGAGCTTTTTATGAGCGGCCTGACTGAACTGTTGCGTCTGGACGCCGATTGGGTACCTTCACAGCCGGGTACCTCTTTATATGTGCGTCCCTATATGTTCGCAACCGATGCCTACCTGGGGGTACGTCCTTCTGATACGTATTACTTTGTCATATTCACTTGCCCGGTAGGTAAGTACTACGCCAACCCGCCCAAAGTTAAAGTGGAAACCCAGTACATCCGCGCGGCGGAAGGAGGAGTAGGTGCAGCCAAATGCGCGGGCAATTATGCCGCGTCGCTGTACCCTACCAAACTGGCCCAGCAGCAGGGATACGATCAGTTGATCTGGACCGATGCCAGAGAGCATACATTCGTAGAAGAATCAGGTACCATGAATGTCATGTTCGTAATGGATGGCAAGCTGGTGACGCCTGCGGTGAACGACACGATTCTCAACGGAATCACCCGCAAAAGCATCGTTGAGATTGCCCGTCACTGGGGTATGGTCGTTGAGGAACGCAAAGTAGATATCAAGGAAGTCATTCAGGCACTGAAAGAAGGCCGCCTGGAAGCAGCCTTTGGCGCGGGTACTGCGGTGGTCGTGTCGCCTTTTGCGGTAATCGGCTACGAGGGAATCGATTATGAACTCCCGGCGGTGAAAGACGATTCATTTGTAGCGCGGGTAAGCCGCTACCTGACGGATATCCGTACGGGCAAGGAAGAAGATATTTTTGGCTGGACGCTGAAAGTGTAG
- a CDS encoding Spy/CpxP family protein refolding chaperone codes for MKKTIGMMVLMMTLCTLSFAQKQHDNSEKRMETRMKHMKKELNLTDEQAARVSKLMQEQSKKQRALAEEMKANRKQSKAELKSILTQEQYIQLLEKQAQRNTKTRHHRVRRAVHG; via the coding sequence ATGAAAAAGACAATTGGAATGATGGTACTCATGATGACGCTCTGTACTCTTTCTTTTGCCCAGAAACAACATGACAACTCCGAAAAACGGATGGAAACCCGCATGAAGCACATGAAAAAAGAGCTGAACCTGACCGACGAACAGGCCGCGCGGGTAAGCAAACTGATGCAGGAGCAAAGCAAGAAACAGCGGGCTCTGGCTGAAGAAATGAAGGCCAATCGGAAACAGTCCAAAGCGGAGCTGAAGAGCATCCTGACGCAGGAGCAATACATTCAGTTGCTGGAAAAGCAAGCGCAGCGGAATACAAAAACACGCCATCATCGGGTACGCCGGGCTGTACATGGATAA
- a CDS encoding phosphoheptose isomerase: MKLSVSTDRSDVFSSVQQFLDEKGFTVVSTDHARPWGGFFVLDESQAPQFIAEFFPHLSLEDFAGYDKLSPKILVVAPNQRLSWQYHHRRAEIWKLIGGVAGVVISDTDEQTDVQTLAIGDIVNLQCGERHRLVGTEGFGVVAEIWQHTDKSNPSDEEDIVRVQDDFGR; encoded by the coding sequence ATGAAGCTCTCTGTCTCGACCGATCGATCCGATGTATTTTCCAGTGTCCAGCAATTTCTGGACGAAAAAGGCTTCACCGTAGTCAGTACTGATCACGCTCGTCCCTGGGGCGGATTTTTTGTCCTGGATGAAAGTCAGGCTCCGCAGTTTATCGCCGAATTTTTTCCGCATTTGTCCCTCGAAGATTTTGCCGGGTACGACAAACTAAGCCCCAAGATTCTTGTAGTGGCGCCCAATCAGCGTCTGTCGTGGCAGTACCACCACCGTCGGGCTGAAATATGGAAGCTGATTGGTGGAGTGGCAGGAGTAGTCATTTCGGACACCGATGAACAAACGGACGTACAAACCCTGGCTATTGGCGATATCGTAAATTTGCAATGCGGCGAACGGCACCGTCTGGTAGGTACCGAGGGCTTCGGGGTAGTAGCCGAAATCTGGCAGCACACCGATAAATCCAATCCCTCCGATGAAGAAGACATCGTGCGGGTACAGGATGATTTTGGAAGGTAA
- the hemC gene encoding hydroxymethylbilane synthase — MHIKIGTRGSKLALWQAYYVEKLLQAGGLSTEIIIIETKGDKILDRALSKIGSKGVFTEELEEQLRSGGIDVAVHSAKDLQSDLGEAFEILAFTERERVNDVLISHNTSLSLSQEQPFVIGTSSTRRIALLRHFYPHLKTVDMRGNLQTRLRKLEEGHCDALLLAYAGVHRMEYDDKIAEFLSLDEFTPAVGQGSVAIECAVSLDPAKKEIIGSLLNHVETALCLRTERAFLNRLQGGCSVPVFGLATLVDGKINMMGGVVSLDGSEMIRRLVREGTPRHPERVGVELAEELLAAGADRILAEIKAQQPKVP, encoded by the coding sequence ATGCACATCAAAATAGGTACCCGAGGGAGCAAACTGGCCTTGTGGCAGGCCTACTACGTAGAAAAATTATTGCAAGCTGGTGGGCTTTCTACCGAGATTATTATCATCGAAACCAAAGGTGATAAGATTCTGGACCGGGCTTTGTCAAAAATCGGCAGCAAGGGCGTTTTTACTGAAGAACTGGAAGAGCAACTGCGCAGCGGCGGCATCGATGTGGCGGTACACAGCGCCAAAGATTTGCAGTCCGATCTGGGTGAAGCCTTTGAAATTCTGGCCTTTACCGAACGCGAGCGGGTCAATGATGTATTGATCAGCCATAACACATCCCTCTCGCTAAGTCAGGAACAACCTTTTGTGATCGGTACCTCTTCGACCCGGCGGATTGCGTTACTCAGGCATTTCTATCCCCATCTGAAAACGGTAGACATGCGCGGAAATCTACAGACCCGTCTGCGCAAGCTGGAAGAGGGTCACTGCGACGCTCTGCTACTCGCCTACGCGGGGGTACATCGCATGGAGTACGATGATAAAATTGCGGAATTTCTCTCACTGGATGAGTTCACTCCGGCAGTAGGACAGGGCAGTGTGGCCATTGAGTGTGCCGTTTCACTGGATCCGGCTAAAAAGGAAATCATCGGCTCGCTGCTCAACCATGTAGAGACGGCCCTATGCCTGCGCACAGAGCGCGCTTTCCTCAACCGGCTGCAGGGAGGATGCAGCGTACCCGTATTTGGCCTCGCTACCCTGGTGGACGGAAAAATCAACATGATGGGCGGCGTAGTAAGCCTAGACGGCAGCGAGATGATCCGCCGATTGGTGCGTGAAGGTACCCCCAGGCATCCCGAACGTGTGGGCGTAGAACTGGCGGAGGAGCTGCTGGCCGCAGGCGCCGACCGGATTTTGGCTGAAATAAAAGCCCAGCAACCGAAGGTACCCTAA
- the rimK gene encoding 30S ribosomal protein S6--L-glutamate ligase has product MKIAVLSADPTLYSTQRLVEAIEQRGHEAVVINHTQCFLLIEGEVPTIRYKGKAITGIDAIIPRIGTSVTAFGCAVVRQFELMKVFTTVKSQAIGRSRDKLRSMQILAKAGVHIPKTVFAKNPSQVNELIKIVNGPPVIIKLLEGTQGVGVVLAETTKAAKSTIEAFFGLKANFLIQEFVAESKGADIRAFVVGNKVVAAMRRQGAEGDFRSNLHRGGEGLPITLTAEEEHAALAAARALGVRVAGVDMLQSNRGPLIMEVNSSPGLQGIEATTNIDIASLIITYLEEKIKADEGDTVGV; this is encoded by the coding sequence ATGAAAATAGCCGTCTTATCCGCCGACCCGACCCTATACTCGACGCAACGGTTGGTGGAAGCCATTGAGCAGCGTGGGCACGAGGCCGTGGTGATCAACCACACCCAGTGCTTCCTGCTGATCGAAGGCGAAGTACCTACCATTCGTTATAAGGGAAAAGCCATCACGGGCATCGACGCCATCATCCCCCGCATTGGCACGTCGGTGACTGCTTTCGGCTGTGCGGTGGTACGGCAGTTTGAACTTATGAAAGTATTCACAACCGTGAAATCCCAGGCCATCGGTCGCTCCCGCGACAAGCTGCGCAGTATGCAGATTCTGGCCAAAGCGGGGGTACATATCCCCAAGACGGTTTTTGCTAAAAATCCATCTCAGGTCAATGAGTTGATCAAAATCGTAAACGGGCCGCCCGTCATCATCAAATTGCTGGAAGGTACCCAGGGGGTAGGTGTCGTATTGGCCGAAACGACCAAAGCCGCCAAATCGACCATCGAAGCATTTTTTGGTCTGAAAGCCAATTTTTTGATTCAGGAATTCGTCGCAGAATCGAAGGGAGCGGATATCCGGGCGTTTGTAGTTGGCAACAAAGTGGTGGCCGCCATGCGTCGGCAGGGAGCCGAAGGCGACTTCCGTTCCAACCTGCACCGGGGCGGCGAAGGGCTGCCCATTACGCTTACGGCCGAAGAAGAACACGCAGCCCTGGCCGCAGCCCGCGCGCTGGGGGTACGGGTAGCGGGGGTTGACATGCTACAGTCCAACCGGGGACCGTTAATTATGGAGGTCAACTCGTCGCCGGGATTGCAGGGGATTGAAGCTACCACTAACATCGACATAGCGTCGCTCATTATCACCTACCTGGAAGAAAAAATCAAGGCCGACGAAGGTGATACGGTGGGCGTTTGA
- a CDS encoding ATP-dependent zinc protease family protein: MKKTVPLVPPEKKIIGATTTVNFPELDWHGVPARVDTGAATSAFHCSRVKLVEKEGKTFLSFCLDMKKESPKKDILVRDFKEITVKNSFGNSERRYVIKTVVEVAGRKVSTQLSLADRYKMSFPVLLGRRLLKGRFVVDVSL, encoded by the coding sequence ATGAAAAAAACAGTTCCCCTGGTACCCCCCGAAAAAAAAATCATCGGAGCCACTACCACAGTCAACTTTCCTGAGCTGGACTGGCACGGGGTACCTGCCCGTGTGGACACAGGCGCGGCTACTTCGGCTTTCCACTGCTCACGGGTAAAACTCGTGGAGAAAGAGGGAAAAACGTTTCTCAGCTTCTGCCTGGACATGAAAAAAGAAAGTCCGAAGAAAGACATTCTGGTACGTGATTTTAAGGAAATCACCGTTAAAAATTCCTTCGGAAATTCAGAACGGCGGTATGTGATCAAAACTGTTGTTGAAGTAGCAGGCCGTAAAGTCAGCACCCAACTTTCGCTGGCCGATCGGTACAAGATGAGTTTCCCGGTACTGCTGGGCCGGCGTCTCCTGAAAGGACGGTTTGTCGTGGACGTATCGCTGTAG
- a CDS encoding DNA polymerase III subunit: protein MLFNEIPGLEEVKTTLRRSVRQSHVAHALLFDGPCGGGGLALALAFATYVNCENRQELDACGVCASCVKMKKLVHPDLHSIFPLPRSPKEGEDLLGELTPVWREFLQERSYRTLQEWLVFVKATQNQQGIIPIREARAIIGKLSLKSFEAEYKIMIVWQPELLNIQAANALLKILEEPPQKTLFLLVTEESDRLLTTILSRTQRLAVPAFTDQDVREYLQNHHTLDESRARRIAYLCDGNLAEASRLLGDDQDDRTEWFAEWMRFCFRQDLIELVKLADTFDAMSKDRQKGTFDYALRVFRDMLVWMQGAGELLRIPEDELTFVQRFSKAIPPDSLESMIHEINQAYYHTERNVRAKMVFLDVSLSMARLFQKRT, encoded by the coding sequence TTGCTTTTTAACGAAATACCCGGCTTAGAAGAAGTAAAAACCACGCTGCGGCGGTCAGTCCGGCAGAGCCATGTAGCCCATGCCCTGCTATTCGACGGCCCGTGCGGAGGTGGCGGGCTGGCATTGGCGCTGGCGTTCGCCACCTATGTTAACTGCGAAAATCGCCAGGAACTGGACGCTTGCGGAGTATGTGCTTCGTGCGTGAAGATGAAAAAGCTCGTGCATCCGGATCTGCACAGTATTTTTCCATTACCGCGCTCACCCAAGGAAGGCGAAGATCTACTGGGCGAACTTACCCCCGTCTGGCGCGAATTTCTCCAAGAGCGATCTTATCGGACGCTACAGGAATGGTTGGTTTTTGTTAAAGCCACACAGAATCAGCAGGGGATTATCCCCATCCGGGAAGCGCGGGCCATCATTGGCAAGTTATCGCTCAAATCCTTTGAAGCCGAATACAAAATCATGATCGTGTGGCAGCCAGAATTATTAAATATACAGGCTGCCAACGCCCTGCTGAAAATTCTGGAAGAACCGCCCCAGAAGACGCTGTTCCTTCTCGTAACGGAGGAGTCCGACCGACTACTCACTACCATTCTTTCCCGCACCCAACGGCTGGCCGTACCTGCCTTTACAGATCAGGACGTCCGGGAATATTTACAGAACCATCACACTTTGGACGAAAGCCGGGCCCGGCGAATTGCCTACCTTTGTGATGGCAACCTGGCGGAAGCGAGCCGTTTGCTAGGAGATGATCAAGACGACCGTACCGAATGGTTTGCCGAATGGATGCGTTTCTGTTTCAGGCAGGATTTGATCGAGTTGGTCAAGCTGGCCGATACATTCGATGCCATGAGCAAGGACCGGCAAAAAGGTACCTTTGATTACGCCCTGCGCGTGTTCCGCGACATGCTGGTGTGGATGCAGGGGGCAGGCGAGCTGCTGAGGATCCCGGAAGATGAGCTTACTTTCGTGCAAAGATTTTCCAAAGCTATTCCGCCCGACTCGCTGGAAAGCATGATCCACGAAATCAATCAAGCCTACTACCATACCGAGCGAAATGTGCGGGCTAAAATGGTATTTCTCGATGTATCCCTCAGTATGGCCCGGCTATTTCAGAAACGCACATGA
- a CDS encoding putative sugar nucleotidyl transferase yields MSSVILFDDPSVRAQLLPFTFTRPVAEIRCGIMTLAEKWEQWLTSTPSYLTQRYLQPRYPRAASDAYLYIDGSLCPNQELVEALLGLPTEAVLRSAKDRKILAVHTTSANWVPDADTESLTEYIFVSDYLSIQQLWDIYAENGAQIVADYDRLTANRRSAPIADSFTVCYAAENIFIEEGATVRAAILNAEGGPIYIGRQATVSEGATIQGPFAMGEGAVVAQGAKIRPNTTLGPYCKVGGEVNNSVLFGYSNKAHDGYLGNSVLGEWCNLGANTNNSNLKNDYSHVKLYNYATQQLEDTGLTFCGLFMGDYTKAGISTMFNTGTVVGVNVNVFGAGFQPKHIPSFTWGGQADGFTPYRFEKAVAVIRETMGRRQINFDKEQENVLRAVFEEGAQRMGT; encoded by the coding sequence ATGTCTTCTGTCATTTTATTCGACGACCCTTCTGTTCGGGCGCAACTCTTGCCTTTTACCTTTACCCGACCGGTTGCGGAGATTCGTTGCGGAATCATGACCCTGGCCGAGAAATGGGAACAGTGGCTCACGTCTACTCCCTCCTACCTGACCCAAAGGTATCTGCAGCCACGCTACCCCCGGGCAGCTTCCGATGCGTACCTGTACATCGATGGCAGTCTCTGTCCCAATCAGGAACTGGTAGAGGCTTTGCTCGGACTTCCGACTGAGGCAGTACTCCGCAGCGCGAAGGACCGAAAAATACTGGCGGTACATACAACCTCGGCTAACTGGGTACCTGACGCCGATACGGAGTCGCTCACAGAGTATATTTTTGTGAGCGATTATCTTTCCATCCAACAGCTATGGGATATCTACGCCGAGAATGGAGCGCAAATCGTTGCTGATTACGACCGACTTACTGCGAATCGTAGGTCTGCTCCAATCGCAGACTCTTTCACTGTGTGCTACGCGGCCGAAAACATTTTCATAGAAGAAGGCGCTACCGTCCGGGCCGCTATTCTGAATGCCGAGGGCGGGCCCATTTATATCGGCCGGCAGGCCACAGTGAGCGAAGGGGCAACCATTCAGGGACCCTTTGCCATGGGTGAAGGGGCCGTGGTAGCACAGGGCGCTAAAATACGCCCCAATACTACGCTGGGCCCTTATTGTAAGGTAGGCGGAGAGGTAAACAATTCGGTACTATTTGGATATAGTAACAAGGCCCACGATGGGTACCTGGGCAACTCGGTGCTTGGCGAATGGTGTAATCTTGGCGCTAATACGAACAACTCCAACCTGAAGAACGACTACAGCCACGTAAAACTGTACAACTACGCTACTCAGCAACTGGAAGATACGGGCCTGACTTTCTGCGGACTTTTCATGGGTGACTACACCAAAGCAGGCATCAGCACTATGTTCAACACGGGTACGGTGGTGGGCGTCAATGTCAATGTCTTTGGCGCGGGCTTCCAGCCCAAGCATATTCCTTCCTTCACGTGGGGTGGCCAGGCGGATGGGTTTACTCCCTACCGCTTTGAAAAGGCAGTAGCCGTAATTCGAGAGACTATGGGTAGGCGACAGATCAATTTCGACAAGGAACAAGAAAACGTGCTGAGGGCTGTTTTTGAAGAGGGCGCACAGCGAATGGGTACCTAA
- a CDS encoding type B 50S ribosomal protein L31, whose amino-acid sequence MKKEIHPNYREVVFWDLSSDDKFITRSTIQTSETIEWEDGKQYPVYKVEVSSKSHPFYTGKNVLVDTAGRVDKFRKRYGSK is encoded by the coding sequence ATGAAAAAAGAGATTCATCCCAATTACAGAGAAGTGGTTTTCTGGGATCTTTCCAGCGACGACAAGTTTATAACCCGCTCTACTATTCAGACCAGTGAGACTATCGAGTGGGAAGATGGCAAGCAATATCCTGTCTATAAAGTGGAAGTTTCCTCCAAGTCACACCCTTTCTATACCGGAAAGAACGTACTGGTCGACACCGCCGGACGCGTGGACAAGTTCCGGAAGCGCTACGGAAGCAAATAA